One genomic segment of Microbacterium sp. ProA8 includes these proteins:
- a CDS encoding PLP-dependent transferase gives MPRATDNDLPPRPAAPRSFATAQVQAGFDSSVAENTAVPAIHQSNGFEFRSLSEARDLFALRKDGNIYSRAANPTVLVFERRVAELEGGIGAAGVASGQAAVAVALLALAKQGEHIVAARQLYGGTVDLLQDTFADWGIEVTFVDQDDIEAWRAAVRPTTRALFAESISNPIAQVLDLGAVAAVARDARVPLVIDNTVATPYLQRAKDFGADIVVHSATKFLGGHGTSLGGVVVDLGTFDFTAQPGRWPQLTQTYPRVPDGSLVERFGQTGSPYIALVKTKYVHDLGPSLSAFNAFQLLQGLETLDLRMQRHTESALAVARFLETHPAVARVHHPGLDSSPWRAQAQTYLPRGVSSVFAFDLPASGDAEADFRLVEEFVSRLQVVRLVANIGDARSLVAHPASMTHSHMSPTQLAEAHIGPTTVRLSIGLEDARDIVEDLARALDRIAESAESADAVRQPEAVAH, from the coding sequence ATGCCTCGTGCCACCGACAACGACCTGCCGCCGCGTCCGGCCGCCCCTCGCTCGTTCGCGACGGCGCAGGTGCAGGCCGGGTTCGACTCCTCCGTCGCGGAGAACACCGCTGTTCCCGCCATCCACCAGTCCAACGGCTTCGAGTTCCGCTCGCTGTCCGAGGCGCGCGACCTCTTCGCACTCCGCAAGGACGGCAACATCTACAGCCGTGCCGCGAACCCGACCGTGCTCGTGTTCGAGCGCCGGGTGGCCGAGCTCGAGGGCGGCATCGGCGCCGCGGGCGTGGCGTCGGGCCAGGCGGCCGTCGCCGTGGCACTGCTCGCGCTCGCCAAGCAGGGCGAGCACATCGTCGCCGCGCGCCAGCTCTACGGCGGCACCGTCGACCTGCTGCAGGACACGTTCGCCGACTGGGGCATCGAGGTGACGTTCGTCGACCAGGACGACATCGAGGCGTGGCGCGCCGCCGTTCGTCCGACGACCCGCGCACTCTTCGCCGAGTCGATCTCGAACCCCATCGCCCAGGTGCTCGACCTCGGCGCGGTCGCGGCCGTCGCCCGCGACGCGCGGGTCCCCCTCGTGATCGACAACACCGTCGCGACGCCGTACCTGCAGCGGGCCAAGGACTTCGGGGCCGATATCGTGGTGCACTCCGCGACGAAGTTCCTGGGCGGCCACGGCACCTCGCTCGGCGGGGTCGTCGTCGACCTGGGCACGTTCGACTTCACCGCGCAGCCCGGGCGCTGGCCCCAGCTGACGCAGACCTACCCGCGCGTCCCCGACGGCAGCCTCGTCGAGCGCTTCGGCCAGACGGGGTCGCCGTACATCGCGCTCGTCAAGACGAAGTACGTCCACGACCTGGGCCCGTCGCTGTCGGCGTTCAACGCCTTCCAGCTGCTGCAGGGCCTCGAGACGCTCGACCTCCGCATGCAGCGCCATACCGAGAGTGCGCTCGCCGTCGCGCGGTTCCTCGAGACGCATCCCGCGGTCGCGCGGGTGCACCACCCGGGGCTGGACTCCAGCCCCTGGCGCGCTCAGGCTCAGACGTACCTCCCGCGCGGGGTGAGCTCGGTGTTCGCGTTCGACCTGCCTGCCTCCGGCGACGCCGAGGCCGACTTCCGCCTCGTCGAGGAGTTCGTCTCGCGTCTGCAGGTGGTGAGGCTCGTCGCCAACATCGGCGACGCCCGCAGCCTCGTCGCCCACCCCGCCTCGATGACCCACAGCCACATGTCGCCGACGCAGCTGGCCGAGGCCCACATCGGCCCGACGACGGTGCGGCTGTCGATCGGCCTGGAGGACGCCCGCGACATCGTGGAAGACCTCGCCCGCGCGCTCGACCGGATCGCCGAGAGCGCCGAGAGCGCCGACGCGGTGCGGCAGCCGGAGGCCGTCGCACACTAG
- a CDS encoding sulfurtransferase, producing the protein MAQLITPAELDDLLRSGTARVLDVRYRLDRPDGSAEHLEGHVPGAVYVDMETELSQHGRPEDGRHPLPSTESLQAAARRWGLRDGDTVVIYDDDRSLGASRAWWLLTRSGVGDVRILDGGLGAWRAAGLPLETGPVVPEPGDVSLTALEEPVLSIDEAAALAASGVLIDVRAAERYRGEVEPIDPIAGHIPGAVNLPTGAYMDGERFRDAASLRALFADVGVTEGVDAAAYCGSGVTAAQAVFAAERAGLRLGIYPGSWSQWTHTPGRPVATGAAP; encoded by the coding sequence GTGGCGCAGCTGATCACCCCCGCAGAACTCGACGACCTTCTCCGCTCCGGCACCGCCCGCGTGCTCGACGTCCGCTATCGCCTCGACCGCCCGGACGGCAGCGCCGAGCACCTCGAGGGGCACGTGCCCGGCGCCGTCTACGTCGACATGGAGACGGAGCTGTCGCAGCACGGCCGGCCCGAGGACGGGCGGCATCCGCTCCCGTCCACCGAGAGCCTGCAGGCCGCCGCCCGCCGCTGGGGCCTCCGCGACGGCGACACCGTCGTGATCTACGACGACGACCGCTCCCTCGGCGCCTCGCGCGCGTGGTGGCTGCTCACGCGGTCGGGCGTCGGCGACGTGCGCATCCTCGACGGGGGCCTCGGCGCCTGGCGCGCCGCCGGCCTGCCCCTCGAGACCGGACCCGTGGTGCCCGAGCCCGGCGACGTGTCGCTCACCGCGTTGGAAGAGCCGGTGCTCTCCATCGACGAGGCTGCGGCACTCGCCGCCTCCGGCGTGCTCATCGACGTGCGCGCCGCCGAGCGCTACCGCGGCGAGGTCGAGCCGATCGATCCCATCGCCGGGCACATCCCCGGCGCCGTGAACCTTCCGACCGGTGCGTACATGGACGGCGAGCGGTTCCGGGATGCCGCGAGCCTGCGTGCGCTGTTCGCCGACGTCGGCGTCACCGAGGGCGTGGACGCGGCCGCCTACTGCGGGTCGGGCGTCACCGCCGCGCAGGCGGTGTTCGCCGCCGAGCGGGCGGGACTGCGGCTCGGCATCTACCCGGGCTCATGGAGTCAGTGGACCCACACGCCCGGCCGCCCCGTCGCCACCGGCGCCGCGCCGTAG